A genome region from Candidatus Thermokryptus mobilis includes the following:
- a CDS encoding amidohydrolase family protein, with translation MSGQKFEVWDAHVHFFSFNFFKTLIRMKDKEISLSDEFARLRENFGIETPPVSPVQLARRWIDEMEKYGISKIVLFASIPEDILSVSTAIAAFPDKFIGFFTLNPLIENIDLEIKHALENMGMKGLILFPALYHVHVHDELLEKIYLIAEKYHCVILTHFGILKIPIREAIGIRDQIDGTYSNPTDLHRVAVRHPDVNFIIPHFGAGYLREVLMLGSQCKNVYLDTSSSNSWIKVLPYNIDLKTVFAKVIDVFGVDRIIFGTDSGVFPRGYRIDILNQQIEILQELGLSDDEIQKILSGNLKRILGF, from the coding sequence ATGTCGGGACAAAAATTTGAGGTCTGGGATGCCCACGTTCATTTTTTCTCCTTCAACTTTTTTAAAACATTAATAAGGATGAAGGATAAAGAGATATCGTTAAGCGATGAATTCGCTCGTTTGAGGGAAAATTTCGGCATAGAGACACCACCTGTCAGCCCTGTTCAACTTGCCAGAAGATGGATTGATGAGATGGAAAAATACGGGATTTCAAAAATTGTCCTGTTTGCGAGCATCCCCGAGGATATTCTTTCCGTATCAACCGCTATAGCTGCTTTCCCGGATAAATTTATCGGTTTTTTCACGCTGAATCCTTTGATTGAAAATATTGATCTTGAGATAAAGCACGCACTGGAAAATATGGGGATGAAAGGTTTAATTTTATTTCCAGCATTATATCATGTCCATGTTCACGATGAACTTCTTGAAAAAATTTATCTTATCGCTGAAAAATATCACTGCGTGATTTTGACACATTTTGGAATTCTAAAAATTCCAATTCGTGAAGCCATCGGAATTAGAGACCAAATTGATGGAACTTACAGCAACCCAACAGACCTTCATAGAGTTGCTGTTAGACATCCTGATGTCAATTTCATAATACCGCATTTTGGTGCTGGATATCTTCGCGAAGTTTTAATGCTTGGGTCACAATGTAAAAATGTCTATCTTGACACTTCAAGTTCAAACTCGTGGATAAAGGTTTTGCCTTATAACATTGACCTTAAAACTGTGTTCGCCAAAGTCATTGATGTCTTCGGCGTTGATAGAATTATATTTGGAACTGACAGCGGTGTTTTTCCACGCGGATATAGAATTGATATTTTGAACCAGCAAATTGAGATATTACAGGAACTTGGATTGAGCGACGATGAAATTCAAAAAATCCTCTCGGGGAATTTGAAGAGAATTCTCGGCTTCTAA
- a CDS encoding TonB-dependent receptor, with translation MSLFVFIFAFYTALFSQGTIKGKVIDKSTGEPLPAADVHLIEVKRGTITKTDGTFVIQSVPAGNYTIEVSYVGYKKSRKKAEVKDGLSTEVTVELEQTVISLPDVVVTGTMYERSPFEIHQPIAILDEDKLGLRLSENLAKTLSYEPGINLEYNGSAVGRPVIRGLTGTRILILDNGIRIGDASDLTPDHAVSFDPASVERVEIIRGPASLFYGVNALGGVINVISNDIPRTVHDKLRGSLRLTGESVNSGLAGVGFFDYGFKNFALRGEFGYRQNNNVKIPSGELENTNSKNLSSSLGVAYHTRNFSSGFAFRNYTGDYGIPHEHQEGEVEEEMPRFKIRRDKYEFKTDLKFEGKIIQGTELHLNQTNYDHREIEGGETATHIKIKTTNADIKLKHSRFGSFDGMLGASFIYQNYSTIGEEKFFADANLYLASLVLYEELGLGNLTLQTGFRFDYARVRSKEFEGIQAQDKKFGVFSSSAGIVYKSGNPVSVSLSFSRGFRVPSLQELFAYGPHLGTQSFEIGNPNLKPETSNEIDLSLKLLSEKSTADISLFLNYVNDFTYPFNTGRIDTSSNLPIYEYKAANAFLRGFEAKFETQLFKNFNASLLFDYVEGKRRDVDEYLPFIPPFRSIASVEYRTSKFNFGVEVKAVSSQNKIAPTETRTPGYVIFNLHLGLRLPMKGFAQEINLNVENLTNRRYYDHLSRIKDFAPMPGRNIVLIYHIFF, from the coding sequence TTGAGCCTCTTTGTATTCATTTTTGCATTTTACACAGCTTTATTTTCTCAAGGGACGATCAAAGGCAAGGTTATAGATAAATCAACTGGAGAACCACTTCCGGCAGCGGATGTTCATCTCATTGAGGTTAAGAGGGGAACAATTACAAAAACCGATGGAACATTTGTCATTCAAAGTGTTCCAGCGGGAAATTATACAATTGAGGTAAGTTATGTGGGTTATAAAAAATCTCGTAAAAAGGCGGAGGTTAAAGATGGTTTAAGTACTGAAGTTACGGTTGAACTTGAACAAACCGTTATATCCTTGCCTGATGTGGTTGTCACCGGGACGATGTATGAGCGAAGTCCTTTTGAAATTCATCAACCGATAGCTATTCTTGACGAGGATAAACTCGGTTTAAGGTTGAGTGAAAATCTCGCCAAAACGCTCTCTTATGAGCCAGGGATAAACCTTGAATATAATGGCTCAGCTGTTGGACGCCCAGTGATTCGTGGTCTAACGGGAACAAGGATTTTGATTCTTGACAATGGGATTAGAATTGGTGATGCTTCGGATTTAACACCAGACCATGCTGTCTCTTTTGATCCAGCTTCGGTTGAAAGAGTTGAAATAATTCGCGGTCCGGCAAGCTTGTTTTATGGCGTGAACGCATTAGGAGGTGTAATAAATGTTATCTCAAACGATATACCGAGAACGGTTCATGATAAATTAAGAGGTTCATTAAGATTGACAGGTGAGTCAGTTAATTCAGGATTAGCTGGGGTTGGTTTCTTTGACTACGGGTTTAAGAATTTTGCTTTGAGAGGAGAATTCGGTTATAGGCAAAATAATAATGTTAAGATACCCTCGGGTGAGTTGGAAAACACTAACTCAAAAAATTTAAGCTCCTCACTTGGTGTTGCCTATCACACAAGAAATTTCAGCTCTGGCTTTGCTTTTAGAAATTATACGGGCGATTATGGAATACCGCATGAGCACCAAGAAGGTGAGGTAGAGGAAGAGATGCCAAGGTTTAAAATCAGAAGAGATAAATATGAGTTTAAAACGGATTTGAAGTTTGAGGGTAAAATCATCCAGGGAACTGAACTTCATTTAAATCAAACCAATTATGACCATCGCGAGATTGAAGGTGGTGAAACGGCAACACATATAAAAATTAAAACCACCAATGCTGACATTAAACTTAAACATTCAAGGTTTGGAAGCTTTGATGGTATGCTTGGGGCTAGCTTTATTTATCAAAACTACAGCACTATCGGAGAAGAAAAATTTTTCGCCGATGCAAATCTTTATCTTGCTTCTCTTGTGCTTTATGAAGAACTCGGGCTTGGGAATTTAACATTGCAAACTGGATTTAGGTTTGATTACGCAAGGGTGAGATCAAAAGAATTTGAGGGTATACAAGCGCAGGATAAAAAATTTGGTGTGTTTTCAAGCTCCGCTGGCATTGTTTACAAGTCGGGCAATCCTGTGTCTGTTTCATTAAGCTTCTCGCGTGGTTTTAGAGTCCCGTCCCTTCAAGAGCTCTTCGCTTATGGTCCACATCTTGGAACACAAAGCTTTGAAATTGGAAATCCAAATCTCAAACCTGAAACATCAAATGAAATTGATTTATCTTTAAAACTTTTATCCGAAAAATCAACGGCTGATATCTCACTCTTCTTGAACTATGTTAATGATTTCACCTATCCTTTCAACACCGGAAGAATAGACACAAGTTCAAATCTACCGATCTACGAATATAAAGCTGCAAATGCTTTTCTGAGGGGATTTGAAGCGAAGTTTGAAACCCAACTTTTTAAAAACTTTAATGCTTCACTTCTTTTTGATTATGTTGAAGGGAAACGAAGAGATGTGGATGAATATCTGCCTTTCATACCGCCTTTTAGAAGCATAGCGAGCGTTGAATACAGGACGAGCAAGTTTAATTTTGGAGTTGAAGTTAAAGCGGTCTCTTCACAAAATAAAATTGCTCCCACTGAAACACGCACCCCGGGTTATGTTATCTTCAACTTGCATCTTGGTTTGAGATTGCCTATGAAGGGCTTTGCTCAGGAAATAAATCTTAATGTTGAGAATCTGACGAACAGGAGATATTATGACCATCTCTCAAGGATCAAGGACTTTGCACCGATGCCGGGGAGAAATATCGTGCTTATTTATCATATTTTCTTCTGA
- a CDS encoding carbohydrate binding family 9 domain-containing protein, with protein sequence MRKFLSLLLLLILPFILSAQEVYRIKAVKIDEKLNIDGKLDEPSWQIAEKVDLNYEIQIWDNAPASQKTTAMVLYDDQNLYFGFICYDTNPKQIRAHITDRDKIWEDDFVILIIDTYGDNQNAYQFAVNPYGIQGDGIRSGNREDMNFDLIWYSAGVINDSGWTVEIAIPFKSLRFPQKKGHEWNMMIGRNYPRESRYIFSWTPFDKNNPCFLCQTGKLAGLDEIPSVSFVEFLPYAMSYQDGYLPDADPSLDFKNEPVRLRAGFGVKFSPNPEITIEGVLNPDFSQVETDAYQISVNTTHALYYPEKRPFFLEGIEVYQSPINIFYSRMINNPLYALKLKTKMERLSLAYLSSFDKKTPFIVPGEERSSTVSTSLSSLVNVARARYDFGEQSYTGLFLTGRNFTNAYNYVGGFDWNLFFWKNYYFRGQFIYSLTKELNRPDLFSTDRKFGETGYTASFDGERYAGYGMTLRFMKFAKYHEFEINYRDFSPTFQSNLGFITRNNLRWIHIENRFNFYPRGAVVDLWELLTNFGLNFNHSGARKERWIMLGLRAQLKGQTQLFVGFLPINEEIFAGRKFMRVRRAFGNVYSTPFRFLSLSLNFEYGRKIYRTSEPKLGFARDFNLYVRLKPTDKIEISSWYSKARLEDDKTGELFYDGYVAGIVGIYQFNPNLFVRLITQYDSFSGSIQVFPLLSFKLNPFTIFYIGSTVNMLDFGDVYGVKRLNQEIFLKVQYLWRN encoded by the coding sequence ATGCGAAAATTTTTATCCCTTCTTTTGCTTTTGATCTTGCCGTTTATTTTATCAGCGCAAGAGGTCTATAGGATAAAGGCGGTTAAAATTGATGAGAAGTTAAACATTGATGGGAAACTTGACGAACCATCTTGGCAAATCGCCGAAAAAGTTGATTTAAATTACGAAATTCAAATTTGGGATAACGCACCCGCATCACAAAAGACAACCGCAATGGTCCTTTACGATGATCAAAACCTTTACTTCGGATTTATTTGCTACGATACAAATCCAAAACAAATTAGAGCGCACATAACTGATAGAGATAAAATTTGGGAAGACGATTTTGTAATTTTAATCATTGATACATATGGGGATAATCAAAACGCTTATCAGTTTGCGGTAAATCCATATGGGATTCAGGGAGATGGGATTAGAAGTGGGAACAGAGAAGATATGAACTTTGACCTCATTTGGTATTCTGCTGGGGTAATAAATGACTCTGGCTGGACAGTTGAGATAGCAATCCCCTTTAAAAGTTTGAGATTTCCTCAGAAAAAAGGACACGAATGGAATATGATGATAGGTAGAAATTACCCGCGCGAGAGCAGATATATTTTCTCTTGGACGCCATTTGATAAAAATAATCCCTGCTTTTTATGTCAAACGGGAAAACTAGCAGGTCTTGATGAGATACCTTCTGTAAGCTTTGTTGAGTTTCTCCCTTATGCTATGAGTTATCAAGATGGATATTTACCTGACGCTGACCCATCATTAGATTTTAAAAATGAACCTGTAAGGCTAAGAGCTGGTTTTGGTGTTAAATTTTCTCCAAATCCAGAGATAACAATTGAAGGTGTTCTAAATCCCGACTTCAGTCAGGTTGAAACGGATGCTTATCAGATAAGCGTTAATACAACACATGCGCTTTATTATCCCGAGAAAAGACCTTTTTTCCTTGAAGGTATTGAAGTTTACCAATCCCCGATCAACATCTTTTATTCAAGGATGATAAATAACCCACTTTATGCCTTAAAACTTAAAACGAAAATGGAACGACTCTCGCTTGCTTATCTTTCCTCATTTGACAAAAAAACACCTTTTATAGTCCCGGGTGAAGAAAGGAGTTCAACTGTTTCAACTTCATTGAGTTCGCTTGTGAATGTAGCAAGAGCAAGGTATGATTTCGGTGAGCAATCATATACGGGTTTGTTTTTAACAGGAAGAAATTTTACAAACGCATATAACTATGTTGGTGGGTTTGATTGGAATCTGTTCTTCTGGAAAAATTACTATTTCAGGGGGCAGTTCATCTACAGTTTGACAAAGGAATTGAACAGACCTGATTTGTTTTCAACTGATAGAAAATTTGGCGAAACGGGTTATACTGCTTCTTTTGATGGGGAGAGATATGCTGGATACGGAATGACTTTGAGGTTTATGAAATTTGCGAAGTATCACGAGTTTGAGATAAACTATCGCGATTTTTCCCCAACCTTTCAATCAAATCTCGGTTTTATAACAAGAAATAATTTAAGATGGATCCACATTGAGAACAGGTTTAACTTTTATCCTAGAGGTGCGGTTGTTGATTTGTGGGAGCTTTTAACTAATTTCGGACTCAATTTTAATCATTCGGGTGCAAGGAAGGAACGCTGGATTATGCTTGGATTAAGGGCTCAGCTTAAAGGGCAAACGCAACTTTTTGTGGGATTTCTTCCGATCAATGAAGAAATTTTCGCTGGGAGAAAATTTATGCGTGTGCGCCGAGCTTTTGGAAATGTTTATTCAACGCCATTTAGATTTTTATCTTTATCGTTGAACTTTGAATATGGTAGAAAAATTTACAGGACTTCTGAGCCGAAACTTGGGTTTGCGAGGGATTTTAATCTGTATGTTCGCTTGAAGCCGACGGATAAAATTGAAATATCATCTTGGTATTCAAAAGCGAGATTAGAGGATGATAAAACGGGGGAGTTATTCTACGATGGATATGTCGCTGGAATTGTTGGGATTTATCAGTTTAATCCGAACTTGTTCGTAAGGTTGATAACTCAATATGACTCATTCAGCGGTTCAATCCAAGTTTTTCCGTTGTTGAGCTTTAAGTTAAATCCCTTCACGATATTTTACATTGGTTCAACTGTTAATATGCTTGATTTTGGGGATGTTTACGGTGTGAAGCGTTTGAATCAGGAGATTTTCTTGAAGGTGCAATATCTGTGGCGTAATTAA
- a CDS encoding galactokinase produces the protein MIEALHNSIFYEKPEVVSSAPGKLNLMGEHTQYSDGFIFSIAINRRVYVSVSSRSDDKFIVYLARENSLDIITKKSLSKIEKNEPITPVKAVLNSLLEFDIPGLNICLVNEIPPELGLSEISAVSIALYFAIRQLQNLEIENDRIFNLCEKLERYFSPFYESKSDSIALTMARSDNGILVDCRNFKYEYAPISKNFKILIIDPRVGEVKRTIEDFLKRGKECKDALEVISTLNPQIHSLRDLTVDELNRYSNFLDKTSIQRVRYIVSENERVLNFVIALRRRDISMLGKLLFDSHLSLRNDYEVSTSEIDSIIDISATISTVVGAKLFGISNGAFVLTPRNKAGEAIRVISEKFYETYGRKVKIYVTSPENGVEVKLVS, from the coding sequence ATGATTGAGGCACTGCACAATTCAATCTTTTATGAAAAACCGGAAGTCGTAAGTTCAGCCCCTGGAAAACTCAACCTAATGGGAGAGCACACACAGTATAGCGATGGTTTTATATTCTCAATAGCCATAAACCGAAGAGTTTATGTAAGTGTCTCCTCAAGAAGCGATGATAAATTCATCGTCTATCTCGCCAGGGAAAACTCCCTTGATATAATCACCAAGAAATCGCTCAGCAAAATTGAAAAGAACGAACCGATAACACCCGTAAAGGCGGTTTTAAATTCCCTTCTTGAATTTGATATACCCGGGCTTAACATTTGTTTAGTCAATGAGATACCACCTGAACTTGGACTTTCTGAAATATCAGCTGTTTCAATTGCGCTTTATTTTGCGATCCGTCAACTTCAAAATCTTGAAATTGAAAACGACAGAATATTCAACCTATGTGAAAAGCTGGAGAGATATTTCTCGCCTTTTTACGAAAGCAAATCCGATTCAATCGCCTTGACCATGGCCAGAAGCGACAACGGGATTCTTGTTGATTGTAGAAATTTCAAGTATGAATATGCGCCAATATCAAAAAACTTCAAAATTTTAATCATTGACCCACGCGTAGGAGAGGTAAAAAGGACAATTGAAGATTTTCTAAAAAGGGGAAAGGAATGTAAAGATGCACTTGAAGTTATTTCAACGCTAAACCCACAGATTCATTCCCTTCGTGACCTTACGGTTGATGAACTTAACAGATACTCAAACTTTCTTGATAAGACCTCTATCCAAAGGGTTCGTTATATAGTCAGCGAAAATGAAAGGGTTTTAAACTTTGTCATCGCCTTAAGGCGTCGTGATATATCAATGTTGGGTAAATTGCTCTTTGACTCCCACTTAAGCTTGCGTAACGATTACGAAGTCAGCACTTCTGAAATTGATTCAATAATTGATATATCCGCTACGATAAGCACAGTTGTGGGGGCTAAACTTTTCGGAATAAGTAATGGGGCGTTTGTGCTTACACCGAGAAATAAAGCAGGCGAGGCAATAAGAGTCATATCCGAAAAATTCTATGAAACTTACGGGAGGAAAGTTAAAATCTATGTCACCTCGCCCGAAAACGGAGTTGAAGTAAAACTCGTATCTTAA
- the obgE gene encoding GTPase ObgE, translated as MFLIDYAKIHVKAGDGGNGCISFRREKYVPKGGPDGGDGGKGGDVIIRADKNLSTLLDYRYKTFYRAENGEHGKGKNQHGKNGEDIVLLVPCGTVVKDAQTGEILADLINDGDEVVIARGGRGGRGNARFATPTNRAPRFAEKGEKGEEREIELELKLIADVGLVGFPNVGKSTLISKISAAKPKIADYPFTTLQPNLGIVRYDEFKSFVVADMPGLIEGAHAGKGLGIQFLKHIERTKLIAMMIECISPNPVKDYHTLLNEMRLFSEKLIEKPRIIAITKIDLADEKLRKKIDNLKFEEDIPVVKISAITGEGLKELIDLMWAQLMKIKEKELATQQND; from the coding sequence ATGTTTTTGATTGACTATGCCAAAATACATGTCAAAGCCGGTGATGGAGGTAATGGTTGCATTAGTTTCAGAAGGGAAAAATATGTTCCCAAAGGCGGTCCAGATGGGGGCGATGGAGGAAAAGGAGGGGATGTAATCATCAGAGCGGATAAAAACCTATCAACCCTTCTTGATTACAGGTACAAAACATTTTACAGAGCTGAAAATGGCGAACACGGCAAAGGCAAAAACCAACATGGTAAAAATGGTGAAGATATAGTATTACTTGTCCCTTGTGGGACAGTTGTAAAAGATGCTCAAACTGGCGAAATTTTAGCCGATCTCATAAATGATGGGGATGAGGTCGTTATCGCAAGAGGTGGTAGAGGCGGAAGAGGAAACGCAAGATTTGCAACACCAACAAATAGAGCACCAAGGTTTGCAGAGAAGGGGGAAAAGGGAGAGGAAAGGGAAATTGAACTTGAACTTAAACTCATAGCTGATGTTGGCTTGGTTGGGTTTCCAAATGTTGGGAAATCAACCCTTATTTCAAAAATTTCTGCTGCTAAACCCAAAATTGCCGACTACCCATTCACAACTTTACAACCGAACCTTGGAATTGTAAGATATGATGAGTTCAAAAGTTTTGTCGTCGCAGATATGCCAGGTCTAATTGAAGGAGCTCACGCTGGAAAAGGGCTTGGGATTCAATTCTTGAAGCATATTGAAAGAACAAAACTTATCGCAATGATGATTGAGTGCATAAGTCCCAACCCAGTTAAAGATTATCATACGCTTTTAAACGAGATGCGACTTTTTTCTGAAAAGTTAATTGAGAAACCACGAATCATAGCAATCACAAAAATTGACCTCGCGGATGAAAAACTCAGAAAAAAAATTGATAATTTGAAGTTTGAAGAGGATATCCCGGTCGTGAAAATATCAGCGATAACTGGCGAAGGATTAAAAGAATTGATAGATTTAATGTGGGCTCAACTTATGAAAATAAAAGAAAAAGAACTCGCAACTCAACAAAATGATTGA